A window of Streptomyces sp. NBC_01142 genomic DNA:
GGCGGGGGTGTCTTCGAGAAGGGTCATGCCCGGCGGGACGTGCCGTCGCGCGGCGGCGGTTGCCGCACGACGGCACAGTCACCCGTACGGGCGCGTCGGCCGCGGGCCCGGCCGGCCGGCCGAGCCGGGCCGGGCGGGGCGGGGTCAGCCGCGGAAGTCGGCGGCTGCCAGCAGTCCGGTGTCCGGGTTGTCGGTGAAGATCCCGTCGATGCCCGTGTCGAAGTACGCCTTGTACGCACCGAACACATCGCCGTACGCGTTCGGGTCGCTGCCGCGCCGGAAGTCGGCCGGCAGGAAGCTGTTCTCGTTGCGCATCGTGTACGGGTGGAGGATCAGGCCCTTGGCGTGGGCGTCCCGCACCAGCGTCGTCGGCTCGGTCAGCCTGCCGTTCGCGTCCTTCGGGATGATCAGATCGACCCACGGGCCGATGCCCTGGGCGAAGGACGAGATCCACTGCAGGCCTGAGGGCTTGACCAGATCGGCGACCGTGCGCGGGTCGCCCGCCTGGACGAAGTCCCACGGGCGGGTGTCCGCGGCGTCGAACAGCACGACGCGCGGCGAGGATACGAGCTTCGCCATCCGCTGCATGCTGCTGGGCTCGAAGGACTGGAGGAAGACCGGAGAGTTCCGGCGGTCGCGTCCGTACCGGCGCAGCAGCCTGGCCAGCGGCTCCTCGAGGCCGAGGCCGAGCTTGCGGAAGTACGTGGGGTGCTTGGTCTCGACATGGAGCCAGACGGGACGGCCGCGCCGACGGCCCTCCTTCTCCGCCCAGCGCAGCACCTCCTCGAAGGTGGGGACGGCCCAGCGGCCGTCGTAGAGGGTGTTCTCCTGCCGGGTGCCGGGGATCCGCTCCTTGGCGCGCAGCGTCTTCAGCTCGGCGAGCGTGAAGTCCTCGGTGAACCAGCCGGTGAGACTGACACCGTCGACGGACTTGGTGGCCTTGCGGGAAGCGAACTCGGGGTGAGCCGCGACATCCGTCGTACCCGTGATGTCGTTCTCGTGACGGCACACGAGGTGGCCGTCCTTGGTGGGCACGAGGTCCTGCTCGATGACGTGCGCACCCATGTCGAGGGCGAGCTGGTACGAGCCGAGAGTGTGCTCGGGCCGGTAGCCGCTGGCGCCGCGGTGGGCGATGACCGTCGGGACGGGCAGGTCCTTGTACGACGATCCATGGCCGCCGTGGCGCTCGTCGGCCTGCGCCGTCGTGGAGCCGACACCGATGGCGGCGGTGCCGAGAACCGCCGCGCCCAGTACGGTCCGACGTCCGGGACTTCTGCTCGCACCCTGTGTCATCGACGTTCCTCCATGTGATGTCCCGCACCTGTCAAGCGATCGCCCGATGGTAGGCAGACACGCCTTATCTGCGGCAGATCCTGGGCAAACGCAGTGGAAACACATGTCAACACTGCGTATCGACTCCGTGAACCCGATGTGCGATCAGACATGACCCGCGAGTATCGTCCCACCTGCACAGACTTAGCCCGTGCAGACCCTCGCCGGCCGTTCCCGACCGTCCCTGACACCGGAGGACCCGTTGTCCCGCTTGACGCTCATCAAGGCAGTGCTCGGGCCGATCCTGCGCCTGATGTTCCGCCCACGCGTGGAAGGCACCGAGAACATCCCCGGGACGGGCCCGGTCATCCTCGCCGGCAACCACCTCACCTTCATCGACTCGATGATCCTTCCGCTGGTCTGCACCCGCCCGGTCTACTTCATCGGCAAGGACGAGTACGTCACGGGCAAGGGCTTCAAGGGCCGCCTGATGGCCTGGTTCTTCACCGGCTCCGGCATGATCCCGGTGGACCGCGACGGCGCCAACGGCGGTGTGGCGGCACTGATGACCGGCCGCAGGGTGCTCGAGGAGGGCAAGATCTTCGGCATCTACCCGGAGGGCACCCGCTCCCCCGACGGCCGGCTCTACCGGGGCCGCACGGGCATCGCCCGGCTCACCCTGATGACCGGCGCGCCCGTCGTCCCGTTCGCGATGATCGGCACGGACAAGCTCCAGCCGGGCGGCGCGGGCCTGCCGCGGCCGGGCCGGGTGACCGTCCGCTTCGGCGAGCCGATGGAGTTCTCGCGCTACGACGGCATGGACCGCGACCGCTATGTGCTGCGCGCGGTGACGGACTCGGTGATGGCCGAGGTCATGCAGCTGTCAGGCCAGGAGTACGTGGACATGTACGCCACGAAGGCGAAGGCCGCCTGAGTCACGGCGTGACGAAGGGCCGGGCTCCCCGCGGGGAGCCCGGCCCTTTTACATCCTTACGGCCTACGGGTGCTCGATGCCGTCCTCGAGCTTCTGGCCGCGCAGCATGAACCAGGCGGCGATCGCGGTGGCGAACAGGACCGCCGCACCGATCGCGGCCGCCGTCTGGAAACCGTCGGTGAAGGCGTCCTGAGCGGCCGACAGCATCAGCGCCCCCTGCTCCTGGGGCAGGCCCTTGGCCGCTTCGACCGCGCCGCCCAGAGAGTCGTGCGCCGCCGCGGCCGCATCGGCCGGGACGCCCGCGGGGGCGGCGAAGTCACGGTAGACGCCGGTCACGATCGATCCGAGCAGGGCGATGCCGAGCGCCGCGCCCAGTTCGTACGCGGTCTCGGACACCGCCGAGGCCGCGCCCGCCTGCTCCTTGGGCACTGTGGAGAGGATGACGTCCGCCGTCACGGTGAACGCGAGGCCCGCTCCCATGCCACCGAGGAACAGGGCGAGACCCAGCGCCACGACGCCCGTGGAGGCGCTGATCGCCGTACAGGCGGCGAGAGCGAGGCCGACCGCCGTCAGACCGCCGCCGACCGTGCTGCGTACGGATGCCCTGCGGGCGAGATGACCGGCCATCAGGCCGGCACCCACCGCGCCGATCGCCGCGGGCAGTTCGATCAGCCCGGCCTCCAACGGAGAACGCATCTGCACCAGTTGCAGGAACTGCGAGAGGAAGAAGACCAGACCGGACAGACCGAGGATGGTCAGCAGATCGGCGAGGACCGCGCCCGAGAAGCCCCGGTGGTGGAAGAGCCGTACATCCAGCAGGGGCGAGGGCAGCGTCAACTGCCGCCGTACGAACCAGTACAGAGCGGCGGTCCCGAGGGCCGCGGCAGCCGCGATGTCCCAGCGGAAGCCGTGCACCGCCGCCTCCTTGACGGCGTAGACCACACTGCCCATGCCGACCAGCGAGAGGACGACGCTGATCAGGTCCCAGGGGCCGGGGTTGGGGTCGCGGGACTCCGGCAGCAGCTTGATACCGACGATCACCAGCACCGCCATCACGGGCAGGTTGATCAAAAAGACCGAGCCCCACCAGAAGTGCTCGAGCAGGAAGCCGCCGACGACGGGGCCGACCGCGGCGCCCGCGGAGGCCGCCGCGCCCCAGATGCCGACCGCGACACTGCGCTCCTTGGGGTCGTGGAAGATATTGCGGATCAGCGCGAGGGTGGACGGCATCAGGGTGGCGCCCGCGACACCGAGCAGCGCCCGCGCGAGGATCATCATCTCGGGGGTCGTGGCGTACGCGTTGAGCACCGAGACCGCGCCGAAGGCGACCGCGCCGATGAGCAGCAGTTTCTTGCGGCCGATACGGTCACCGAGGCTGCCCATGGAGACGAGCAGGCCGGCGATGACGAACGAGTAGACGTCGCCGATCCACAGCAGCTGGGTGCCCGAGGGCTGCAGGTCCTCGCTGAGGAACGGCGTGGCGAGGCCGAGTACGGTCGCGTCGACGGCGACCAGCAGTACCGCCAGGACGAGGACGGAGAGGGCGAGCCAGCGGCCGGGGCTCCGTATGGCCTCGTGTTCGGTCGCCCTCTGGTCGGTACTGGTCATTCCGCTACGCTCCGTCGTGCTCCGCCGAGCAGCAACTCGACGATCATGTACTGGAAGTCCTTGCCTGCGACCCGTCCCACCTGCACGGCCCATGCGCCGCAGCCGACGAGCCCGTAGAGAGCCTCGGTCAGCCAGGCGGGTGTGAGGTCGATACGGAACTCGCCCTGTTCCTGACCGCGCCGGAAGAGCGCCGAGACCCGCGCATCGAGCCGGTTCCAGCCCTCGTTCATGCCGTCGCTCTCGAAGAGCTGGTTCTCGGTGACGAGGAAGGAGAGCAGCGGCGCGGCCGGCTCCAACGCGGCGATCAGCCGGCGCAGCGCCTCCTCGGCCGTGTCCTCGTCGAGCCGGGCGGCGTCGAGCGCCGCCTCGAACTCCTGGATACCGAGACTTTCGAGGGCTTTGACGAGTGAGTGCCGACCGGCGAAGTGCCGGTGCAGGGTGGCGCGTCCGACGCCCGCGGCCCGCGCGACTTCGTCCATGGTGGCGAAGGACTTGCGGGAGAGCAGAGCGGCGGCGGCGCGCAGCACCTGTTCGCGATCGACTGTCATGAGACAACCATAGCCCATATGAGACATGAACGTCT
This region includes:
- a CDS encoding TetR/AcrR family transcriptional regulator, with amino-acid sequence MTVDREQVLRAAAALLSRKSFATMDEVARAAGVGRATLHRHFAGRHSLVKALESLGIQEFEAALDAARLDEDTAEEALRRLIAALEPAAPLLSFLVTENQLFESDGMNEGWNRLDARVSALFRRGQEQGEFRIDLTPAWLTEALYGLVGCGAWAVQVGRVAGKDFQYMIVELLLGGARRSVAE
- a CDS encoding MFS transporter, yielding MTSTDQRATEHEAIRSPGRWLALSVLVLAVLLVAVDATVLGLATPFLSEDLQPSGTQLLWIGDVYSFVIAGLLVSMGSLGDRIGRKKLLLIGAVAFGAVSVLNAYATTPEMMILARALLGVAGATLMPSTLALIRNIFHDPKERSVAVGIWGAAASAGAAVGPVVGGFLLEHFWWGSVFLINLPVMAVLVIVGIKLLPESRDPNPGPWDLISVVLSLVGMGSVVYAVKEAAVHGFRWDIAAAAALGTAALYWFVRRQLTLPSPLLDVRLFHHRGFSGAVLADLLTILGLSGLVFFLSQFLQLVQMRSPLEAGLIELPAAIGAVGAGLMAGHLARRASVRSTVGGGLTAVGLALAACTAISASTGVVALGLALFLGGMGAGLAFTVTADVILSTVPKEQAGAASAVSETAYELGAALGIALLGSIVTGVYRDFAAPAGVPADAAAAAHDSLGGAVEAAKGLPQEQGALMLSAAQDAFTDGFQTAAAIGAAVLFATAIAAWFMLRGQKLEDGIEHP
- a CDS encoding 1-acyl-sn-glycerol-3-phosphate acyltransferase, giving the protein MQTLAGRSRPSLTPEDPLSRLTLIKAVLGPILRLMFRPRVEGTENIPGTGPVILAGNHLTFIDSMILPLVCTRPVYFIGKDEYVTGKGFKGRLMAWFFTGSGMIPVDRDGANGGVAALMTGRRVLEEGKIFGIYPEGTRSPDGRLYRGRTGIARLTLMTGAPVVPFAMIGTDKLQPGGAGLPRPGRVTVRFGEPMEFSRYDGMDRDRYVLRAVTDSVMAEVMQLSGQEYVDMYATKAKAA
- a CDS encoding glycerophosphodiester phosphodiesterase encodes the protein MTQGASRSPGRRTVLGAAVLGTAAIGVGSTTAQADERHGGHGSSYKDLPVPTVIAHRGASGYRPEHTLGSYQLALDMGAHVIEQDLVPTKDGHLVCRHENDITGTTDVAAHPEFASRKATKSVDGVSLTGWFTEDFTLAELKTLRAKERIPGTRQENTLYDGRWAVPTFEEVLRWAEKEGRRRGRPVWLHVETKHPTYFRKLGLGLEEPLARLLRRYGRDRRNSPVFLQSFEPSSMQRMAKLVSSPRVVLFDAADTRPWDFVQAGDPRTVADLVKPSGLQWISSFAQGIGPWVDLIIPKDANGRLTEPTTLVRDAHAKGLILHPYTMRNENSFLPADFRRGSDPNAYGDVFGAYKAYFDTGIDGIFTDNPDTGLLAAADFRG